The following are encoded in a window of Bacteroidia bacterium genomic DNA:
- a CDS encoding YihY/virulence factor BrkB family protein, giving the protein MFQKIRFFLQSAYQKGYAFTEKKLSQLYIDKRHAISVWDVVQLAYNDTREQDISTRAAALAYNYFFAMFPALIFLFTLIPFLPHIVPGLSAQKMNQEVLDNLKQILPKEVFTWMEETIKDIITHKQGNLLSIGAIMTLYMSTRGITTLMSTFRVKHELYYTRNYIQNKLTAISITAILFTLFIIMTLLLVFWQYTIIPFLSKQGTNRQLLYLILLILNWSVIFGFIYLSLCLIYYIGPAKKGNRKFFSVGAGLSTVLITLSSVGFKIFLSYSTSYNKIYGSLATLIIVLIWFYTMGYILILGFEVNHFMDIYEQEQQKRKKEIVQVF; this is encoded by the coding sequence ATGTTTCAAAAAATTAGGTTTTTTCTCCAAAGTGCTTATCAAAAGGGATATGCCTTTACCGAGAAAAAGCTAAGCCAACTGTACATAGATAAAAGACATGCCATTTCAGTATGGGATGTAGTACAGCTGGCATACAATGACACTCGTGAACAAGACATCAGCACGCGTGCAGCGGCTTTGGCGTACAATTATTTTTTCGCTATGTTCCCTGCTCTGATATTCTTATTTACCTTAATTCCATTTTTACCGCACATTGTACCAGGGCTATCTGCCCAAAAAATGAACCAAGAAGTTTTGGATAATCTCAAACAAATTCTACCCAAAGAGGTCTTTACTTGGATGGAAGAAACAATAAAAGACATTATCACTCATAAGCAGGGCAATTTACTTTCAATTGGCGCTATCATGACCCTTTACATGTCCACGCGAGGCATCACTACTTTAATGAGTACTTTTAGAGTGAAGCACGAACTCTACTATACCCGAAATTACATTCAAAACAAACTTACTGCTATCAGCATAACGGCTATACTTTTCACACTTTTTATTATTATGACTTTGCTTTTAGTTTTTTGGCAATATACCATTATTCCTTTTTTAAGCAAGCAAGGTACAAATAGACAATTGCTTTATCTCATTTTACTTATTCTGAACTGGTCGGTAATTTTTGGTTTTATATATCTTTCGCTTTGTTTAATCTATTACATTGGACCTGCTAAAAAGGGCAATCGTAAATTTTTTTCCGTAGGAGCAGGTTTAAGCACTGTACTTATCACGCTGTCTAGTGTAGGTTTCAAGATATTTTTGAGCTATTCCACTAGCTATAATAAGATATATGGCTCATTGGCTACGTTGATTATTGTTTTGATTTGGTTTTATACAATGGGCTACATTTTGATATTAGGTTTTGAGGTCAATCATTTTATGGACATTTACGAGCAGGAGCAGCAAAAGCGAAAGAAAGAAATTGTGCAAGTTTTTTGA
- a CDS encoding aminopeptidase: MSKTSFSLLKELCSIPAPSGSEYVLTDWLMNYLQNYAKKWKCVPKVHIFQDCLVWVFGKPKAAIFTHIDSTGFTVGYQNELIPIGSPEYETGIMLVGQDSKGKIEAPILLSESEERLFLNFERLVDRGTTLTFKPVWQERKDTLQCCYIDNRAGLWVTLQLCQNLENGIIVFSCYEEHGGGTVGFLAHFIQKHYGIEQALICDITWATEGVQLGKGVAISLRDRYIPRRRYLDKILNLAHRSGIPFQLEVEQAGGSDGSEIQRSPVLMDWCFIGAPEQNVHAYNELIHKKDLIAMLEMYKYLMNEL; the protein is encoded by the coding sequence ATGTCAAAAACCTCCTTTTCTCTGCTCAAAGAATTGTGTAGTATTCCTGCTCCTTCGGGCAGCGAATATGTACTAACGGATTGGTTAATGAACTACCTTCAAAATTATGCGAAGAAATGGAAATGTGTACCCAAAGTGCACATTTTTCAGGATTGTTTAGTTTGGGTATTTGGCAAACCAAAAGCAGCCATTTTTACACACATAGATAGTACTGGCTTTACAGTAGGATACCAAAATGAACTTATTCCTATTGGTTCACCTGAATATGAAACAGGCATTATGCTCGTGGGACAGGATAGCAAAGGTAAAATTGAAGCCCCTATTTTGCTATCGGAGAGTGAAGAAAGACTGTTTTTGAATTTTGAACGCTTAGTAGACAGAGGTACAACACTAACTTTCAAACCTGTTTGGCAAGAAAGAAAAGACACACTACAATGCTGCTACATAGATAACCGCGCAGGTTTATGGGTAACTCTGCAATTATGTCAAAATTTAGAAAATGGAATAATTGTGTTCTCTTGCTATGAGGAGCATGGGGGAGGTACAGTAGGCTTTTTAGCCCATTTTATTCAGAAGCACTATGGAATTGAGCAAGCGCTAATATGTGATATTACATGGGCTACAGAAGGAGTTCAACTTGGAAAAGGTGTAGCTATTAGTTTACGAGATAGATATATTCCACGAAGAAGATATTTAGATAAAATTCTCAATTTAGCCCATAGATCGGGTATTCCGTTTCAGTTAGAAGTAGAGCAAGCAGGTGGATCAGATGGATCAGAAATTCAGCGCAGCCCTGTTTTAATGGATTGGTGCTTTATAGGCGCTCCCGAGCAAAATGTACATGCGTACAATGAACTCATACATAAAAAAGACCTTATTGCTATGTTGGAAATGTACAAATACCTTATGAATGAGCTATAA
- a CDS encoding PspC domain-containing protein, protein MYLWAVFSVHYGLKTMFEKSKFADKSKDRDLHQLEMTPEMMKQLELETSLFLNELERPTTKEKEPSFLNFTTVLALATAIMGALILFTGLLGSQTYVGITLALTVITGISFLVQVLTVPPPRKKEKYKVLSDGRKVVYNEKTGSYVLESDLAKYKGRPIKFGTSKHNRKIFGLAGGIANYFGLDVGLVRALMVIGIFLTNGLIIPAYIFLSALLNDEKYADDK, encoded by the coding sequence ATGTATCTTTGGGCAGTCTTTTCCGTACACTACGGACTGAAAACTATGTTTGAAAAGAGCAAATTTGCAGATAAATCAAAAGACCGAGATCTTCATCAGTTAGAAATGACCCCTGAAATGATGAAGCAATTAGAATTGGAAACCAGTCTTTTTCTCAATGAGTTAGAAAGACCTACTACAAAAGAAAAAGAACCTAGTTTTCTTAATTTTACCACAGTTTTAGCATTAGCTACGGCAATTATGGGTGCTTTGATTTTATTTACAGGCTTGTTAGGTTCGCAAACGTATGTAGGTATCACCTTAGCTCTAACCGTGATTACAGGAATTAGTTTTTTAGTACAGGTTTTGACTGTTCCACCCCCCCGTAAAAAAGAAAAGTATAAAGTATTAAGTGATGGCAGAAAAGTAGTCTATAACGAAAAAACAGGTAGCTATGTATTAGAATCGGATTTAGCAAAATATAAAGGCAGACCGATTAAATTTGGTACAAGTAAGCACAACAGAAAAATATTTGGCTTAGCAGGTGGTATTGCCAACTATTTTGGTTTAGATGTGGGATTGGTCAGAGCTTTGATGGTTATCGGAATTTTTTTAACCAATGGGCTGATTATACCTGCTTATATTTTTTTAAGTGCTTTGCTTAATGATGAAAAATACGCAGATGATAAATAG